Genomic segment of Dehalococcoidia bacterium:
GGCGCTTGTTTTGGCGCTAAATTCGACCCGCCAGCCGATTCACTCAGACTTTAAACTTCGCAGCATAATATCAGGGTGACTCAATCAGAATTCCGATACCGGCTTTTTGCAGGGACGCCAAGTATGACTATCACCATCGTCATCGCCGGTAAAGGCGGTACGGGAAAGACCACGATCGCGGCCCTGCTGATCAACCTCCTTTCCGAAAAGGGAACGGTCCTGGCCGTCGATGCCGATCCGAGCACCAATCTCAATCTGGCGCTGGGGCTGCCGCTGGAAAGCACCGTAGGCGAGATGCGCGAGGAGATGGCTCGATCCGTTAAAAGCGGCACTTATGATATCAGTATGCCCAAGCCCGACTACGTGGCCCTCAAGATCGCCGAGTCGCTGGTGGAGTCGGAGAAGGTGGACCTTCTGGCGATGGGCCGGCCCGAAGGGCCGGGCTGCTATTGTGCCGCCAACAGCATGCTCCGGACCTCCATCGACCGTCTGGGCAAGAACTACGACTGGGTGGTGATCGACTGCGAGGCGGGCATGGAGCACATCAGTCGGCAAACCACCCGCGAAATTGATATCCTGCTCGTTGTTTCAGATCCCACCATTCGAGGCATCATTGCGGCCGGGAGAATGAAAGCGCTGATCGGAGAGTTGAGGACACAGGTGGGACAGGTTCGGCTGGTCGTCAATCGGGTGGAAGGCGAGATTCCGATGGAGATCAGTAAGGCTATTGAAGGGAATGAACTTGACCTCGTCGCCAGCATTCCGAAGGACCCGAATCTGGCGGCACTGGAGATCAAGGGCGAGCCATCGATTTATCTGCCTCCCGATTCTCCCCTTCAGAGGGGTGTTCGAGAAGTGGCAAAGAGGTTGGCGCTTTTATAGGGGTATGTCTCGACGTGCCCTATTTATTGGTATAGATTCCCGATCAGTCGGGAATGACAAGGTGCAGAGAATGCAATGCACTTCTTTGTCAGGAGTGAGGTCAAATGAACATCATCGGCGAAAATATCCACATCATCTCGAAGTCGGTTCGAGAAGCCATTGAAACACGGGACAAGGCTGTCATTCAGAACCTGGCCAGAAGGCAGGTTGATGGCGGAGCGGCGTTCCTTGATCTGAATATCGGCCCGAGGAAAAAGGATGGGATCGAAGTGATGCAGTGGATGGTTGAAACCGTCCGCGAGGTGACCGATATCCCTCTTTCTCTGGATACGACCAATGCCACTGCTGTTGAAGCCGGACTCAAGATGCTGCCGCCCAAGACCATCATCAATAGCACCAATGCTGACCCGGAGCGGATGAGAGTGCTCATGCCGATGGCTGCCAAGTACGATGCCATGCTGATCTGCCTCACGCTTCGCGCCACAGGGCTTCCCACTTCGGCCGATGAGCGGGCAGAGATCGCTGCAGTCGACATCATGACGGCGGCAGCAGAATACGGGTTGCCTCTGGAAAACATTATCCTCGACCCCCTGGTGATGACGGTGAACGGAACTCAATCCCATGGGCCGGAAGTGATCAAGGCGGTGCAGGTTTTCAAGACGTTGAACGATCCGCCGTTGCTGACCACCTGCGGCCTCTCCAACGTTTCCAACTCGTGTCCAAAAGAGATCAGGCCCCTGCTTCACCTCGTTTACCTGGCAATGCTCTCCGGTGCGGGAATTGACCGGCCGATCGTCGATGCTCTTGATTCCGATCTAAGGAAGACCATTCAGGCCATCGAGAAGCGCGATTCTTCCACGCCGGTGAATCGACTCTACCTTGCCTTTCACGATGCCGCCAGAGATGACGTCCTCGATGACTTCGACTTCAGTATTGTTGATCCCAAAGACCCGGAGCAGGTGGCTGTGATGAAAACGGCCAAAATCCTGCTGAACAGGACGCTCTATGCCCACGGGTATTTGAATCTGTAGAGGCAGTGAACAGGGCTTTACGTTCTCCTTCCAAACTCCTTTTGCAGTTGAGAGGTCGGGAGATGGATCATCGTGGGCCGACCGTGGGGGCAGTGCCTTGGCAGGGCGGTTTGCTCCAGTTGGCGCATGAGTTCATCAATCTCCGGAAGACTGAGTATCTGCCCGGCGCGAACCGCGCCGTGACAAGCCAGCGACTGGGCGATCCTTTCTGACCACTGGCTCGGTTCCGCCTGTCCCAGCGAATCGATGATCTCAAAAAGCGTCGGAGCGATCTCATGCCGTTTGACCATCGCTGGAACCGCTCTGACCAGATATTCCCGCTCTCCGAACGGCTCCAGCGAAAAGCCCGCTTCCTGCAGGATATCAATCTGCGAACTCAGCAGTTCTGCCTGCCGGGCGGTGACCTCAATAGTCAGAGGCTCCAGAAGTCCCTGAACTTCTGGAGCCTGGCAAATCTGTTGTTCTCGGATTTTCTCAAACAGTATCCGTTCATGGGCGGCATGCTGATCGATGAGATAAATCCCGTCGGGACCTTCCGCCAGGATGTAGGTACTCTGAAATTGTCCGATCACCCTGAGGATGGGGAGTTCAGAAGCAGGCAAGGCGGGCTGATCAGGACGTTGTTTCG
This window contains:
- a CDS encoding dihydropteroate synthase; this encodes MNIIGENIHIISKSVREAIETRDKAVIQNLARRQVDGGAAFLDLNIGPRKKDGIEVMQWMVETVREVTDIPLSLDTTNATAVEAGLKMLPPKTIINSTNADPERMRVLMPMAAKYDAMLICLTLRATGLPTSADERAEIAAVDIMTAAAEYGLPLENIILDPLVMTVNGTQSHGPEVIKAVQVFKTLNDPPLLTTCGLSNVSNSCPKEIRPLLHLVYLAMLSGAGIDRPIVDALDSDLRKTIQAIEKRDSSTPVNRLYLAFHDAARDDVLDDFDFSIVDPKDPEQVAVMKTAKILLNRTLYAHGYLNL
- a CDS encoding AAA family ATPase: MTQSEFRYRLFAGTPSMTITIVIAGKGGTGKTTIAALLINLLSEKGTVLAVDADPSTNLNLALGLPLESTVGEMREEMARSVKSGTYDISMPKPDYVALKIAESLVESEKVDLLAMGRPEGPGCYCAANSMLRTSIDRLGKNYDWVVIDCEAGMEHISRQTTREIDILLVVSDPTIRGIIAAGRMKALIGELRTQVGQVRLVVNRVEGEIPMEISKAIEGNELDLVASIPKDPNLAALEIKGEPSIYLPPDSPLQRGVREVAKRLALL